The Micromonospora sp. Llam0 genome includes a window with the following:
- a CDS encoding 2-hydroxyacid dehydrogenase: protein MKVWIPHAHGRQLLGRLPDEVTVEVAADITRLPSDPAGVRFWVPPFLARPGAAELAGKMPDLQVVQLLSAGADAWVGRLPEHLTLCDARGVHDSSTAEWIAAAILTHVRDFAGFIRAQTRGEWSYERFAPTDELAGKRVLIVGAGSIGAALRARLDPFEVEFTLVARTARPAEQVHGVDELPALLPHADIVVLIVPLTDRTRGMVDAATLAAMRDGALLVNAARGPVVDTAALTAELSTGRICAVLDVTDPEPLPADHPLWTLPNVVISPHIAGSVRGLLPRAYALAGRQVTRLAAGEPLDNVVVDGY, encoded by the coding sequence GTGAAAGTCTGGATCCCCCACGCGCACGGCCGACAACTGCTCGGCCGGCTGCCCGACGAGGTGACCGTCGAGGTCGCCGCCGACATCACCCGGCTGCCGTCCGACCCGGCTGGCGTGCGGTTCTGGGTTCCGCCGTTCCTGGCCAGGCCCGGAGCGGCGGAGCTGGCCGGAAAGATGCCGGATCTTCAGGTGGTGCAGTTGCTGTCCGCCGGTGCCGACGCCTGGGTGGGGCGGCTGCCGGAGCATTTGACGCTCTGCGACGCGCGCGGGGTGCACGATTCGTCGACGGCGGAGTGGATCGCCGCCGCGATCCTCACCCACGTCCGCGACTTCGCCGGCTTCATCCGGGCGCAGACCCGCGGGGAATGGTCGTACGAGCGGTTCGCCCCGACCGACGAGCTGGCCGGCAAGCGGGTCCTCATCGTCGGCGCCGGATCGATCGGTGCCGCGCTGCGCGCCCGGCTGGACCCGTTCGAGGTGGAGTTCACGCTGGTGGCCCGGACCGCTCGGCCGGCCGAACAGGTGCACGGCGTCGACGAGCTGCCCGCCCTGTTGCCGCACGCCGACATCGTGGTGCTGATCGTGCCGCTGACCGATCGGACCCGGGGGATGGTCGACGCGGCCACGCTGGCCGCGATGCGTGACGGTGCGCTGCTGGTCAACGCCGCCCGCGGTCCGGTGGTCGACACCGCGGCGCTCACCGCCGAGCTGTCCACCGGCCGGATCTGCGCCGTGCTCGACGTGACCGATCCCGAACCGCTGCCTGCAGATCATCCGCTATGGACATTGCCGAACGTGGTGATCAGTCCGCACATCGCCGGGTCGGTACGTGGTCTGCTGCCGCGCGCGTACGCCCTGGCCGGTCGGCAGGTCACCCGGCTGGCCGCGGGCGAGCCGCTGGACAACGTGGTGGTGGACGGCTATTGA
- a CDS encoding DUF1540 domain-containing protein yields MTAMMEMPRVQECTAVECAYNQHEGCHAFAITIGTEADSASCTTFFDISSKGGLDAVIAQVGACKRADCRFNAELECRAPAIRVGPSRETADCMTYEPA; encoded by the coding sequence ATGACCGCGATGATGGAGATGCCCCGGGTGCAGGAGTGCACCGCCGTGGAGTGCGCGTACAACCAGCACGAGGGCTGTCACGCCTTCGCCATCACCATCGGCACCGAGGCGGACAGCGCCAGCTGCACCACCTTTTTCGACATCTCGTCCAAGGGCGGCCTCGACGCGGTGATCGCCCAGGTTGGTGCCTGCAAGCGTGCCGACTGCCGGTTCAACGCCGAGTTGGAGTGCCGGGCGCCGGCGATCCGGGTCGGGCCGAGCCGGGAGACGGCCGACTGCATGACCTACGAGCCGGCCTGA